From the Glycine max cultivar Williams 82 chromosome 11, Glycine_max_v4.0, whole genome shotgun sequence genome, the window GATTTCACCCCAACCTGCTAAATTGATAGTGGACTAGGCCGATCCACGTAGTTCGACTCGTTTTGTCATCCCTACCTATAATTTATgtgtacattattattattattggtttacttgtaaattttatcactcaacttttattattttacaaattttatcacttaagttatatttttgtgaattttactgctcaagttttttatttttgcgcATTTTAACATAATTGATGTGTCAcaaaaaagggataaaaacCCATTTTAGTTTATGAAGTGTGAGGTGGTGACAATATGGtccataaagaataaaaaatttagtccACAAATGTGTAAAAAGTGTGATGGATTAGtcttacaaataatttaataacaaattgatcattaaattttataatttaatattaaattgatcttaaaaaatataatttattatcaaattgttttttaaacatttggaaattaaattcaaattttccataTTTCAAATAACTTTCTTACCACCTCACACTTCCGGGGACCAATACaagtatttactaaaaaaaataacaacattattttgttattcatgtgatgataaattatataaaaataaaaaaattggatgataaattttttgaaatattaaaaactagatgataaaatttctgaaaaaaaaattgagtggtaataaaattcacaaaattataaaaattgagtggtacaatttgtaaaaaaaaaaagttgagtaacaaaatttataaaaataataaaagtttaattgTAATAAATCATTCTTATGTGTATCTTCACCTAGGTCAGCGCATTTTATGGGAGTCAACGAAGAGATAAGCATGAAGACTCGCACACTGATAGTATTCCTAATACTAGAATCTAGAGAAGAGACGTTGCGATCTAAAACACTTTCAAAGATAACAATTTCAATCCAACTCCAACTCACTCAGATCATCAATCATGCTATATTGTCATCAGTCATCTTAATTACCATTAAGGGTTGGTTAGATCATTCACATTCaccctttgttcttttggtctACCCTGTAAATGGAGGAGGAGAAACAGAGAGGCAAAGGGCACAGACTATTGCTGATGCCATCACCATTACAAGGCCACATAACACCATTTCTCCACCTCGGTGACATCCTCTTCTCAAAGGGCTTCTCCATCACCATTCTCCACACCATCTTCAACTCCCCAAACCCTTCTTCCTACCCTCACTTCACCTTCCACGCCATCCCCGACGGCTTATCAGAAACAGAAGCTTCAACACTCGACGCCGTGCTCCTCACCGACCTCATCAACATCAGATGCAAGCACCCTTTGAAGGAATGGTTGGCTTCTTCGGTGCTGTCTCATCAGGAACCTGTTTCTTGCTTCATTTCCGATGCTGCACTTCACTTCACTCAACCTGTTTGTGACGAGTTGAAGCTCCCGCGCCTTGTGCTCAGAACTGGTGGAGCCTcgtcttttcttgtttttgccTCGTTTCCACTTCTTAGAGAAAAGGGTTACCTCCCCGTACAAGGTTTCGTTCTTCTTCAGTTTTTTTCTTATACCCTTTTGTCAAACGTGATTGGTTTCAAATTCCAAAATGATATGTGTTTGTTTCATTGATTGGTTTCCATTTTATATACTGGGGATGCCAAACTGGTCCCGGGGGATTCCTTATTTTTCAGGACTAGTTTAGGCTTACTTCATTCTTCATGGTAATTAGGAATGTCTAagttatggattttttttagtaaaatagaagatgatgataaagtttttatttttttgttttagatttgaTTGCATTTTTAGTCCCACAATTGTTCGATTTTAGTCCCCTTCCCTCCAATTGCCCCCATTGGATCACTTGGGTTTTCTTCCATCACATTCCTTGATTCTTTATTTCATCAAGTATTTAACAAACTAGCTAACATGCTAACTTGGACATGACATGACAATGAGTAATACGGTGTACCAGTTGATAAGCACAAAATATTGACTTAAGTCTGTGTTAGCAATGCTTGTGTGggtaaatttattgtttttatgagAGTAAACAAAGAACAACAAAAGCAATATCAAGGAATTGTGAATGAGAGAAAATTAAGATGGGGGGAGGGGGGGACTGTGAATGAGAGAAAATTTGAGAGACTCAATTGATGCAATTGGAACTCGAGGAACCAAAATCATTCAATCACTATATCCAAGGGACTAAAAATgcaattaaacttttattttatgcatttttatagatattataataaaaatatgtcattttgcttttatgatttattttctttttgaagtgCAAATTGAAGCAACATGCCTTGAGATGAAAGGGCctaaaattttcatctttacTTGTTGAAAATTCAGAATCTAGATTGGATGAGCCTGTGGTGGATCTCCCACCACTCAAGGTGAAAGATCTTCCTAAGTTTCAGTCGCAGGATCCTGAGGCATTCTATAAACTAGTTTGTCGCTTTGTTGAGGAATGCAAGGCATCTTCAGGGGTTATTTGGAACACCTTTGAAGAGTTGGAATCATCTGCTTTGACAAAATTGCGCCAAGATTTTTCCATACCAATATACCCTATAGGCCCTTTTCACAAACACTTGCTTACAGGCTCTGCTTCTTCTACTAGCTTGTTGACCCCAGACAAAAGTTGTATGTCTTGGTTA encodes:
- the LOC100783133 gene encoding UDP-glycosyltransferase 76B1; protein product: MEEEKQRGKGHRLLLMPSPLQGHITPFLHLGDILFSKGFSITILHTIFNSPNPSSYPHFTFHAIPDGLSETEASTLDAVLLTDLINIRCKHPLKEWLASSVLSHQEPVSCFISDAALHFTQPVCDELKLPRLVLRTGGASSFLVFASFPLLREKGYLPVQESRLDEPVVDLPPLKVKDLPKFQSQDPEAFYKLVCRFVEECKASSGVIWNTFEELESSALTKLRQDFSIPIYPIGPFHKHLLTGSASSTSLLTPDKSCMSWLDQQDRNSVVYVSFGSIAAISEAEFLEIAWGLANSKQPFLWVIRPGLIHGSEWFEPLPSGFLENLGGRGYIVKWAPQEQVLSHPAVGAFWTHNGWNSTLESICEGVPMICMPCFADQKVNAKYASSVWRVGVQLQNKLDRGEVEKTIKTLMVGDEGNEIRENALNLKEKVNVSLKQGGSSYCFLDRLVSDILSLKSATSRVH